A genomic window from Levilactobacillus yonginensis includes:
- a CDS encoding alpha/beta hydrolase — translation MRRTPYTYDRENLEKPRGRKMNKRLKHWLIGLGIILVLVVGGLVGASLYFYNMTVASGKKSFVATDIRLKKSDPLYAEKKWYRNVKKQRWTEQAAGANLRLVADYIPAEQTTKKTVVLVHGFGSNKEAMGGYVAMFHKLGYNTLIPDTRGQGQSQGKVISYGYYESKDYLKWVDQVIAKQGQQSQVVLFGVSMGGATTMMTSGLKTPSQLKAYVEDCGYTDAQEEITYQAKQMYNIPYWPLVPMTSTVARIKAGFHFKDANAVAAVKKNHKPMLFIHGGADKFVPTRMVHQVYRADAGPKQLLIVPGAKHAAALSHSPAIYERTVKAFLAKYIQ, via the coding sequence ATAAGAAGAACTCCGTATACTTACGACAGAGAGAATTTGGAGAAACCGAGGGGAAGAAAAATGAACAAGCGTTTGAAGCACTGGCTAATTGGTTTGGGAATTATTTTGGTACTAGTTGTGGGCGGTCTGGTGGGGGCCAGTCTCTATTTCTACAATATGACCGTTGCTAGTGGCAAAAAGAGTTTTGTGGCGACGGATATCAGATTGAAAAAGAGTGATCCGTTGTACGCTGAAAAGAAATGGTATCGCAACGTTAAGAAGCAACGCTGGACGGAACAAGCCGCCGGCGCTAATTTGAGGTTGGTTGCTGACTACATTCCAGCCGAGCAGACCACCAAGAAGACCGTCGTTTTGGTTCATGGTTTTGGTTCCAACAAAGAAGCCATGGGTGGCTATGTGGCCATGTTTCATAAGCTGGGCTATAACACGCTGATTCCGGATACGCGGGGACAGGGGCAGAGTCAAGGTAAAGTCATCAGCTACGGGTATTACGAAAGTAAGGATTATTTGAAGTGGGTCGATCAGGTGATTGCCAAGCAGGGTCAGCAGTCCCAAGTGGTGCTATTCGGGGTGTCTATGGGTGGCGCCACGACTATGATGACCAGTGGGCTCAAGACACCGAGCCAGTTAAAAGCGTACGTTGAGGATTGCGGTTACACCGATGCCCAGGAGGAAATTACGTACCAAGCCAAGCAGATGTATAACATTCCATACTGGCCGTTGGTGCCGATGACCAGTACCGTTGCGAGGATCAAGGCGGGCTTCCATTTCAAAGACGCTAACGCGGTGGCGGCCGTTAAGAAGAACCATAAGCCAATGTTGTTCATCCACGGGGGGGCGGATAAGTTCGTTCCAACGCGGATGGTGCACCAAGTCTACCGGGCAGATGCCGGGCCTAAGCAACTGTTGATCGTTCCTGGTGCGAAGCATGCGGCCGCTCTGTCGCATAGTCCCGCTATTTACGAACGGACGGTTAAAGCTTTCTTAGCGAAGTATATTCAGTAG